The DNA window tttttaataaaatggaaACTCATTTTAGTCTTTAATATAAAGTTTTTGAGTGTTTTTCACAAATTTTATTATCCATCATTAATAAGACATATTTCTTCCGCTTCTGTGATTTCTTTTCTCTTGAACAAACCATATCTATCTCTTCAACCCAACAATCATCATATTGTATCCGTGCTATTGGAATTAACGTATTAATCACATGAATCatgttataaattatttgtagaACCTAACATTAAGTTGATGTAgaaagtaaaattaattaattatgctCGATTAAATCAATTAACATATGATTTTATATCTTATTTTATACGGCTCCGAAAATTTGAACTAGTTTTTCATTTAGAGGTGGGAAAATATTAGTCCGCCATAATCGACTTTGACATGGTCACTACAACCATTCTCAGTTATCCAACCATGGATTCCTGCAACGTGGCTTACTAAAGGACACGTGGCTGCTCATCTGACTTGCCAGAGAGCTTGTTTGGACGGTTTTGGAGAGGTTCGTTACGTCTTGTCACGATGGTTGCGTGACCGGTGGTTAGGTAAAGGTGTGGGAACGTTACGGTATGACGTTATTTTTAGCAGCTTTTCACGTCATATTTCCTTTTGTTATTTAGAGAAAtatcttttccttttttaaaaatatcttctCTGTTTTAAAAAGGACTACAAGCAATAATGGTAATTATTACCGGACCATGTAATTACTATCGTTGCATATTTTTTTTcaggaacaaaggatcattttaccccctcaacttgtaacgcaatattaaaaaagtccaaattaacaaaatcgTATCACTTATACCTCAAATTTGTCAATGCCGTATCAAAAACCTCCTCATGCTGATGTGACATCTTAATTGGAGAGTCAATTTCAATAAactcaaattaaattaacaatttgtCCTAATTAACCTaacctaattaaacatttattctAATTTACCTAACCTAAACccattgttttttctttttaccaCCACCACCACTAACCACCACTACCATTGCCCCTCCTCCTCCGCCACCTTTCCTCCTCCTCCACCGCTACCCTTCCTCCTGGATCCGTTTCTAATCGAGAGAGACATAGACCAAGCTCGTCTCTCAGCAACAGAGACGATCTCGTCTCTGCTAGCAGCGTCGTCTTTGTTCAATACTCAGAAATCAAATCCTTTGATGTTTTTTGATTCGATGATATTTGGAaatcttatttaattaagtaaagATTAGGTTTTTGATGAGTGATATTGTTTTTTTGATTTGCTGAAATCTTGTTCAAAAAGAGACTTGGAATATTGGATTAATGAGAAAGTTAATTATCTTTTCCTCAGCAACGGGAATGAATGGCGGTGTACAGCCGCAACAGAGTAGTGGAAGTAAACTTTTCGGTCATTCCAATCAAATGGATGTTACTGTGAATTGTGGAACGGAGCAGAACTACTGGGTTGAAGAACGTGAATTGGAATACGAGGAAGATGTCGACAAGAAGAGAATCTTCCATCTGTTAGAGACGAGATTGTCTCTTCTAACATAGATGGGTAGCTGCCGGAGAAGAATTCTGGCAGTTGCCCATCTccaaatctaattttttttgtaaaaattacaaaaaagttcTATATGTTTtagtttgaattaattttatatataaagttttaaaattagaagggttaaattgattttttagattattatgtgttaatttataaaaattagaaaatatttaggactattttaaacttttttaccATAAAATACCACTCTAATCAAAAAACCACCATAAAAAATCTGAGAGTGTGTCTGACTCTcttgggtgagagtggggagggggctATTTGATATGATTTTTAGGGTAAAAGTGATATTGGTTTGCcaatttggacttttttgatacttcgTTACAAATTGAGGAGGTCAAATGaacctttgttcatttttttttcacatgCTATAAATACATTTTGAACAAAGAGTCATTTTACCCCTTAACTtagcataaaatattaaaaaatccaaaattaaaaacaaaatcactttTGTTCTGAACTTAGCAAAATCGAATCAAAACCctccctccccactctcacccaaaAAATGAGATACACTTTCCGATTTTGATAGTGgttttttttctctcaaaatGGTTCTGAAtagcaaaaaaatcaaaatgatcttaatttttttatttttcaatttatccATAATAACtgataaaaaacaattaaaatttttaaatttcaaaactctATGTATCAAAtcatattaactaaaaatataaaggattgttttatattttttgcaaacaatttcaattttttttaatctgaaGAGCAGCTGGCGGAATTCTTCACCGCCATCTGCTTTCTGATAGAGACGATGAGCTTCATCTCTCATAGAGACGAGCTCGACGTCTTTGTGAGAGACGAAAAGTTCATCTCTCAATGGAGACTCATTGGTGGTTGGTGTTTTGCGGTGGGTGATGGATTTTGGACGGTGGCTGGTAGAGGTGAAGGAGCAGAGACAATGGTGGTGGTGGTGTAAAAGAAAAACCAGATAAATTTCACTACTAGAATACAgtagattagcgacggatttttgcGACGgacgctaaatccgtcgctaatcagcCACATTTGCGACGGATATAGCGACCATTTAAGAAACTGTCgcaaaatacaccaaaaaacaattagcgacggatatccgtcgctaatccgtcaCTGAATTTGGCGCGTTTTGGTGGGAAACCAAGGCGCCTTTTTTTTAggaaaattagcgacggatgacAAAAGTCCGTCGCTAATGTGGCCCATGATGAAACGCTCCGTTTCAGTGGAGacgttagcgacggatttaatctgtccgtcgctaatttagcgacggacttaAGTGTCCGTCGCCAAATCATTAATTTAAACGGTGCGTTTCGTAAAGGattccattttagcgacggaaacttcagtccgtcgctaaaatcgaATGTTATTAACTCCCAggtcttcttcttcattcagTTTGCAATTTAAAAAAACCCTACTGCCGCCGTTTCCCCCTACTGCCGCTTCCCCCTACTGCCGTTTCACCTCCAGCCTTCCCCCTCCGGTCGCCTTCCTGTTTCCCCTTCCCCCTCTGGTCGCCTTCCCCCTCcggccttcttcttcttcatttctgGTGTTGTTGCTGCCGCCGCCTCCGCCTACTGCCGCCTCCGCCTGCTGCCGCCTCCGCCTTCCTTTCTCCGGTGAGTTTTTTTTCTGCATTATTAtctatttgtttattaattgttagttatttgttttaaattgatttgttagattaatatatatatgttttagttagattaatatattttgttagatataattaaattagggCAGAATTTAAGGTTTAATTTTAGGGTTCAAATTGGTACTTTAGATTAAATTTTAGGGTTGATTgtagtttaattaattgataaattggattgaattttaggtttattttagtttaaattgtaaattagattaaattttaggtttaattttaattggtaatttagataaattgttaggtttaattttagtattattttaaattcataaattcgATTTACATAGAGGTTtatttttttgccaaataattaaaggttaattattaattgtgtaaaattgttaataatttttttacttaaattgatatatttataattaggttaattaatagtttaagttataatttaattaattttttatttagttgtaaAAGTTTTAGTTGTATTGTTAGGTAAAGTTAGTTTatgttaattatttgaaattaggttaatttattacattatttagttaatattttttgttagattaattagtttattaaaagAGATTAATATTTGTTACATTAACTTAGGTTTTTTTGTTAAGTTGTTATATTGATAGGTAGGTGAATTGTTTAACTTAATTAGTAAATTGGACTGAGTTTTATtagtaattttgtttgtttattgtaGTTTGGTGGTTTGTGTATCATAaattgcttgcaggacttccctgaaaaatgggtgatgctcattttttagGCGAAGTGCTgccaaaatttaattagaaaaacaaaattgataaatcttaatatttaattaatatgataGGTTTGTATTCGTTGACGGTTGCTAGTAGAGTTGTTCCGACTGATCCTGCTGTTTCTTCTATTTTTTGCGGTTCTGCGCTTCAACAAGTAGGTGTTATTGcttattgttgttattttatttactttattgaATTACAACTTTCAACCTAAATTGACcgcgattttattcccaccgaataaaatcgcaAACCTAGCCTTAGAGTTCCCGTctcgtgtgttcaagagattgaacgacacgggattgtacagtttgtacagtttgcaaaactggtcctcccgtaactcggtcacgaaaaccatatatgtctagtagcggtagaaaaatatttggttgttttccagcgtttgttctccgggtggatgtatagtatatgttttgtaacgcttattcctcgcggaatatataattagcgttacggcgcatatactaaatatcgcactgaaggagaacgacgccggaaggctgccgaatatttttctccgttgctaggcatatatcgtggccgagttaaggggagccagttttgcgaatgggataggtccacACCTTTAAAGCAGtaaattacattgactttgctattcTCGAGCAAAAACCCTCCTAATTATCCGTGCTACAGAAATGGATACAGAccgaagttggatgtataggcGGCTCCAGGGCGGGTTGCTGTACCCTGGTTTTGAGGAGCGCGTCCAAGAGTTTGTAAATTTCGCTTTACGCCATCCAGCGTGTATGAGCGGGCCCGATATTAAATGCCCTTGCCCTAGGGTGggatgtaaaaatacgagttaCCGAGATGTCGAAACAGTGAAGCTCCACATTTTGCAGAAAGGGTTTGTTAAAGATTATCAAGTTTGGGTTTTTCATGGggagggaaatgttttaaatccccGTCCTGTTACACAACTGCCGGAGTGTGACGTTGACATGGAATATGAGGGGGGTGACGAGTTCAGCTCagttcagagaatggttattgatgctgcgggtccagaagtagtgttcacggaggaggagccgaataatgaagctaaacatttttatgatatgatgcgtgcggccgaAGAACCTGTATGCCCCGGTAATAGCAAACATTCTCCCTTGTCTGCAGCTGCTAAAATGTTGGACATCAAATGTCGACATAGTGGGTCAGTAGCTTTAGTAGATGATGTGACCGAATTTATACAAGAGCTGCTCCCAgaggacaacaagatgccaaagaactttgctgaaataaagaagatagtcagaggtcttgggttgccggttgaagttatcgattgctgtttccgcaattgcatgatttattgggggtcagacgcggagttaacgcgatgcaaaatttgcgatcacgaacggtggaaaccgccccctaaaggaaattctgtgaaaagacgagttaacgtcccttataggaaaatgttttattttcctataactccgagactgcagaggttgtacgcttctaaagccaccgccaagcatatgacgtggcacgcagaACACGAAATGGTTGATGGAAAGATGTGTCACCCGTCAGACTCCCCGGCGTGGAAACATTTCAGTGAATTGCATACAGAGTTTGCGGCAGAAGTTCGAAATATCAGACTGGGCCTGTGTACTGATGGGTTTCAGCCATTTGGGGCCTTCGGGCAGAATTATTCATCATGGCCTGTAATTTTGACACCATACAATCTCCCCCCAGGGATGTGTATGAAAGAcgagttcatgtttttaactgttattgTCCCTGGGCCTCGAAATCCTAAACACCAAATGGATATTTTCCTGCAACCGTTGATAGCTGAGCTGAACCAACTGTGGGAATTCGGAGTGCAGACATTCGACGTTCAAAGGCGACAGAATTTCCAAATGAAAGCGGCacttatgtggacaattaatgattttccTGCTTATTCGATGTTGTCTGGCTGGAGCACATCTGGGAGGCTGGCTTGCCCACACTGCATGGAAAATACGGAAGCTTTTACGCTTAAAGGGAGTAGAAAACAGTCGTGGTTTGACTGTCACAGAAAGTTCTTGCCTCGTGGTCACCCGTACCGGCGTAATACAACTCATTTCCGAAAAGGAAAAACCGTAACCAATAGTTTCGGACAGCCGAAAACCGGAGAAGAATTGTTGGCAGAGGTGGACAGTCTGGGATTTATGAAGGCATATGAAATTGGGGCTGAGAAAAATAATGCTGCGAAGTCGGAAAATTatggttggaataaaaaaagtatattctgggatttgccgtattggaaaacgaatctaattcgtcacaatctcgatgtcatgcatattgagaaaaacGTATTCGACAACATTTTCAATACTGTACTAAATATTcccgggaaaacaaaagaccatgcaaaatcgagagaagagttgaatgacatatgtgctcggcctgagttagcaaaagatccggttactgggagatttcctaaggcaatgtatgctttggacagggaCGGAAAAAAGGCTTTGCTCGAGTGGataaagttaataaaatttccagatGGCTATGCGTCCAACTTGTCCAGATGTGTCGATACAATCGGtatgaaaatgcatggaatgaaaagtcacgaCTGCCACATTTTTATGCAAAGACTTATGCCAATCGCTCTCCGTGAGCTTTTACCGAAGGAAGTGTGGGAGCCTATAACAGAGTTGAGTATCTTCTTTCGTGAGTTAACCTCCACGTCTCTAACAGAGAAAGATCTAGATCGTATGAGGCTGGAAATCCCAAAGATATTGTGTAAGCTGGAACGTATTTTTCCtcccagcttttttgactctatggaacatctacccgtacatctaccgtacgaagctatgatggcagggccggttcagtatcgctggatgtacccatttgaaaggtaatatTTCAACATGTTTTTCAATTCTGTGTATCAATATATTAACATGTAATGTTTACTTACTGTGGCGTATGTGGAATCAGATATTtgagaaaactgaaaaaaaaagtgaGCAATAAAGGGAGGGTGGAAGGAAGCATTAGTAGCGGATACTTAAATGAAGAAACCGCAAAGTTTGCAGCTTATTATTTTTCAGAAGGTGACCCAATGATACCTGAGCGGctgcaaagaaatgaagtttgtGACATTGAAGTCGACGATGATGTTGAGAGACTATCGATTTTCAAGCCGCAAGGGCAATCAGTGGGTGCTTGCCGCAAGAGATATCTTGAAGATGCTGAGATTGTTGCTGCCCGGACATATGTTCTGTTGAATtgttcagaaattgaaaattacagagAGTAAGCTTTAATACAGCTGTCAATGTAATTAACAATGATTATTTAGcttctaattattgttttcttcgTAACTAAAGGGTTTTCGAAGGCGAGTTGCGTAGAGGAAACCCTGAAATCAGCACCTCGCAAATTGAAGCAAAGTTCGAGAGTGACTTTGCCTGCTGGTTTcaacaatatgtaagtatttaaCAGAATATATTTCGAATCTCATCTGTAAAAGTTCCGATTTATAATACAATTTTACGCTTCAGGTGCAAGATCCAACTGTCTGTACCAATCCCTTCATTCTTAGTCTCGCTAAAGGACCTCTTAGATCAGTCAGAACATTTAAGGGGTACCGTGTAAACGGGTTCAAGTTTCAGACTCAAGCTTATGGGGAGGAACAACTTACAATGAATAGTGGAGTCTGCGTAAGGGGAACTCAATATGTCGATagcgaaaatgacttttatggatttctgacagacataattgagttagagtatccagcgCTTCCAATGAAAACGACTGTCTTATTTAAATGCGAATGGTTCGACCCAGCGCAAAATTCAGGCACaattagtaacaaaaaatacaacatggtgGATATTAATAACAGAAGGAGATACAATAAGTATGAACCGTTCATCTTAGCTGAACAGGCCGACCAAGTTCATTACCTGCCATATCCGAGTAAAAGAAGGGATAAAataaattggtgggcagtttgcaggATAAAGGCGCGATCAGAGCTTGACATGCCCGAAGGGATTATCCCGGCCTTTCAAGATGAcatagaagaaaatcctctcatTGTTGCAACAGAAGACAATCCGACATATTTGGCTGATCAAACTGGAGAAGCTGAGGAAGATGCGTTGTTCATGCCTCCTGAACAAGAAACAGAAGATGAGTTCAtcgcatcctcatcagacgaagatgaaaGCGAAGAACTTTAGTAGTTTAGTATATTTTATGCACTAGATTTTTGAAAccttaattaattgttaaagATGATGTATTAACGCTTCTCcaatttatgttttatactTATATTATTCATGTGTACACTTGTTgaatttgaattaatatttcatagttttatgtttcacgaaggaatgtataattttattaataaatctgTTGGTTGTTTGtcgaacatttaaaattgatgtATGTGCAGGTATGAGGGGCCGCGGTCGAGGATCAGGCACAGGCCGAGGATCAGCCTCAGGCCGAGGACGCGGACGGGGATCAGACCCTGTTCCTGGCGATGACAACGTTGCTGAGGAGCAGCAGCAGTTAGAGGCTGGAGCACCTGTTCAGCCTCGGCAACAGCGTGAGCCTGGCGAGCCCCCGGCTGTTCTGGACGACCGGGGTAGGGCGAGGGTTCACCCGGACCCTAGCAGGTATGTTTACAATTTAGTTTTTCACGTTTAAAttgtaatatgtatatatactaaACTATGCCTAAAAAATCACAGGACGATGTTGATCGACTCTGGGCCTGTTTCACGGGCTATGCGGGAGATTTTTAGGAAGTGCTGGTTCGATAATGGAACAGCATGGCGCTTTCTAACAGCCGAGCAGAGGGAGTTCTACTTCCAGGAGTTTCaggtaatttaatttaaagcttcgtaacgtttaaattatatttttttttaaaaactaactaatgcAACATGTTTGTACTGTTTGCAGAAAGAGTTCTGGTGGGATAGTGCGGCGTACAGCGAGGAGGTCATTAGACAGGTCTTCATGGTCCATGCAGCCAACCGCTACAAAGACAACATCCACAGAATGAGGAGGACGCAACAGAAGCATATTTCTGTGACCCAGGACATCTGGGATGCTTGGAACGCGTTCTGGAACtcagagaaagagaaaaaaaggtcAGAAACCGCCCGAGCaaatcggatgagcgagccaGCGGGCGCCGGTTCTGGACCTGTCCGCCATACTGGTGGATCTCGCTCTGCTCTGAAGCATATGGATGTCatggtttgttttaaaattcagtaattaaaatacttaaataacgtatttattttattttgatactaattgaattgtattttttattttaggaaagGGAGCTTGGCCGGAAACCGAGTGCGACGGAGTTGTACACTCGCCTTCACTCCACGAAGGCTGACAAGAAGCCGGTCGACAAACGGGCTCAGGATATGACTGtaagtttttattaaacttgtaattctctaagttgaatttaataattcgGAAATGATCTATTAGATTGAAAATGCTTGTTGGTTAGCTGTTAAACATGTTTATTATTGGATTATATACTggaatttgcttgcaggacttccctgaaaaatgggtgatgctcatattaCAGAGGAAATGCTGTCGAAATTTCGTTAGAAATTAGGTTTACTTTGTAATATGTTATGCATTTTTGGTTGCTTGAAAACTAAACTGatatcttttttattgttttgtaggACGCCATCACTGAGAGGCTTGCTGCTGCGACACAGCCTCAGACCGGAGAGGGTAGCTCCTCGACCCCTGCTGCAGTGGACGAGACCCAGGTGTTTCTAGACatcgagggcgtcaacaagaagaAACGCGTGTACGGGTTGGGTTCTGCGAGCAGCAGGTACGCCGGGCCAAGCAGCAGCAGGGTGCAGCGAGGCAGCTCTTCTAGGACGTCGCAGCAGGCAGacgaggaggtcgagcgccgtGTGCAGGCCGGCATTCAGGAGGGTCTGCGACTGGCTCGGGAACAGCAGGCTGCGAACATGGCCCAGATGATACGCGAGGAGATTGCCAGGATGATTCCTAACCTTCCGGCAGAGTATCGGCCACAGCGCCCACCTACCCCAccagacgatgacgacactccAGCTTTGTAGTGTCGTGTTAGCTTATTTTATTACACACATATAtacggtttttatttttattttttgacctttacatttatactctgatatttatatatatatatatttatttatcagtttcaattgattgtaatttataaatgaattgttaTTACTGTATTTAAAACGACAGGGGAAAACGGCAAAAAATAGCGTAAAACGGcaaaaaaatgccaaaaaaaattgaaatttgcgacggattaaggaatttgcgacggacttgtCCGTCGCAAATTCATCAGCTTTTGGAGACAAAAGCTgatgaattggcgacggatCTATTCCGTCGCTGATTTGCGACGGACAAGTCCGTCGCAAAAGCCTCAGCCTTGGAGACGAAGGCTGAGGCTTTTGCGACGGACTTGTCCGTCGCAAATGCACAAGTTCCGTCGCCAATTTGTCTCCAAACGAAATGAATTGGAGACGCATTTGCGACGGACTTTGTGGCTTTTGCGACGGacgattccgtcgcaaaattagCCACGGACACGTTTTTGGTCGCAAATTTTGTTTGCGACCAAAAATGTTGCGACGGATAcgatccgtcgcaaatccgtcgcaaatgcagttttgcgacggaaatgagggctttagcgacggaaatttccgtcgctaaagccctgttttcttgtagtgtttatcagtttaaaatttagattaaatGTTAATTAAGTTATATCAAGTATggttaaatgtttaattatattaggttaattagagtaaaatggagttgattatttaaaatttaaaatttcaatctcCGATTAAGGTGTTACGTCAGTGTAGGGGATCTTTAATTCAGTTTAGATAAGTTCATGGTattttttatcatgttttttaattttagactcttttgatactttgtgccaagttgagggagTAAAATGATCCCTTGTTCAATACATCGTATAGAACTATCATTTTCTTTAactaatttatgaatttttttatcatatatcATGGATTATATTAAGTACACTTGTGTTTAACACTATATattaaaactttcaaaaaaataaaataaaaataatatctattttattttaatttaggtgaattacataaaaaatcacgatttTTAAACTAATTCGCGAAAAAAATATGACTTTTAAAACGTGACAATCGCAGACACAAcctttcgtttttttttataaatttagcattAACACATTTTTCAGTGAAACCTCACTGACTTGACATCTGATGAATCTGTCGCGTATTCTGCTACGTCaacaaaaacatccttaatgttaaatttaaacataaacGAAGGTTTcgattgccacgttttaaaagatattttttttcatgaatCAGTATAAAAGTCgtgattttatattaattaatctttttaatttcacTTTTTATATAGCAAACATGTACTCTCTCCGTCCAtttttagttgtcgctttaggctAGATTGATAAGATTAAAAAAGTActttttttgtcttaaattataaacataaggcttaatttcttaaaaccCCCCAtcttgcacttttttttcgtttataccctgaccttgtaaaaacaccatttgtatccaattttgagtttttatgtttcatccctacccaaaagcattaaattgtactcttttcagttggaaaagagtttaaaacatactttttttctatttttacaaatacaaataaatccttaaacttaaaaaataatcaaatacatccaaataatttattaatttttttaattttataaaataattaaaaaaattattattattttaaatttgtttgtcggaaacatttaaaaaaaaaattaaaaatttaaaaaaaattcggaaatattttttaaaaaaataaaaaaaattattttttttaattttttgaagaaaatggtatttttgtactattaataacattaatatctaaatagtatataagttaaaaataaaaaattgttttaaactctttttcaaatgaaaagaatataatttaatgcttttgggtagagatgaaacataaaaactcaaaattgggtacaaatggtgtttttacaaggtcaggatataaacgaaaaaaaatacaaggtgggagttttttaaggaattaagcctaaacATAAAgactaatataaccctatttataaattccactattgaaaaatttaattttgaaaatagagTGATTAACCCATTATTGGATGATTTAgctttgaaaattgaactaccATTTAATGAAGTGATTTAGTAAGAAAGTCAAATTTAGAatactattataaaaaaaatcacatagaaattctaaagtgacaactaTTGATGGACAAAATTATTTACCTAAAACGACAACTAAAAATGGACGGAGGAAATAGCTTTTTATACTATAATGTCTTTATAGTAACTTTCTCAATCATTATTTGACTTTAGTTTATTATAGAAGTAGCGTGTAATAAATTGGGGCATGtggagaaaaataaaatttaaatgcattgataaatgtaaattgtCATATAATTTGgaacaattgttttttttttatctaaaacgtcaattaaaatgaaatggaGCGAGTAGTTCGAGCTCGACTCACGGGTTTCCGTACGTAAGTGATACAAGAAGTTTATGTATAAAAGAAGTTTATTTAGACTTGGCGAACCTCACGGGATTCCGTAAGTGATACTCGTGTCCGATTTGATATGAAAAGCGAGTAGTTCAAGCTCGACTTGaagtttttaaattgatttaaaattttccGGATCGATCTCAAATAACTCGCGAATAGCACAATTTGTTTAGATCACTATCCCACTCCATGTTGATCAAAGATACTTAATAAACAAAGGAATAAAGAAGTAAGAAGAAAAGGATAATGATGATGGCGGCAATCCTCATTGGTGTGAGCAAAAGTAAAACAAACAGAGAAGACAGGTGT is part of the Mercurialis annua linkage group LG3, ddMerAnnu1.2, whole genome shotgun sequence genome and encodes:
- the LOC126671310 gene encoding uncharacterized protein LOC126671310, yielding MRGRGRGSGTGRGSASGRGRGRGSDPVPGDDNVAEEQQQLEAGAPVQPRQQREPGEPPAVLDDRGRARVHPDPSRTMLIDSGPVSRAMREIFRKCWFDNGTAWRFLTAEQREFYFQEFQKEFWWDSAAYSEEVIRQVFMVHAANRYKDNIHRMRRTQQKHISVTQDIWDAWNAFWNSEKEKKRSETARANRMSEPAGAGSGPVRHTGGSRSALKHMDVMERELGRKPSATELYTRLHSTKADKKPVDKRAQDMTDAITERLAAATQPQTGEGSSSTPAAVDETQVFLDIEGVNKKKRVYGLGSASSRYAGPSSSRVQRGSSSRTSQQADEEVERRVQAGIQEGLRLAREQQAANMAQMIREEIARMIPNLPAEYRPQRPPTPPDDDDTPAL
- the LOC126671309 gene encoding uncharacterized protein LOC126671309; this translates as MDTDRSWMYRRLQGGLLYPGFEERVQEFVNFALRHPACMSGPDIKCPCPRVGCKNTSYRDVETVKLHILQKGFVKDYQVWVFHGEGNVLNPRPVTQLPECDVDMEYEGGDEFSSVQRMVIDAAGPEVVFTEEEPNNEAKHFYDMMRAAEEPVCPGNSKHSPLSAAAKMLDIKCRHSGSVALVDDVTEFIQELLPEDNKMPKNFAEIKKIVRGLGLPVEVIDCCFRNCMIYWGSDAELTRCKICDHERWKPPPKGNSVKRRVNVPYRKMFYFPITPRLQRLYASKATAKHMTWHAEHEMVDGKMCHPSDSPAWKHFSELHTEFAAEVRNIRLGLCTDGFQPFGAFGQNYSSWPVILTPYNLPPGMCMKDEFMFLTVIVPGPRNPKHQMDIFLQPLIAELNQLWEFGVQTFDVQRRQNFQMKAALMWTINDFPAYSMLSGWSTSGRLACPHCMENTEAFTLKGSRKQSWFDCHRKFLPRGHPYRRNTTHFRKGKTVTNSFGQPKTGEELLAEVDSLGFMKAYEIGAEKNNAAKSENYGWNKKSIFWDLPYWKTNLIRHNLDVMHIEKNVFDNIFNTVLNIPGKTKDHAKSREELNDICARPELAKDPVTGRFPKAMYALDRDGKKALLEWIKLIKFPDGYASNLSRCVDTIGMKMHGMKSHDCHIFMQRLMPIALRELLPKEVWEPITELSIFFRELTSTSLTEKDLDRMRLEIPKILCKLERIFPPSFFDSMEHLPVHLPYEAMMAGPVQYRWMYPFERYLRKLKKKVSNKGRVEGSISSGYLNEETAKFAAYYFSEGDPMIPERLQRNEVCDIEVDDDVERLSIFKPQGQSVGACRKRYLEDAEIVAARTYVLLNCSEIENYREVFEGELRRGNPEISTSQIEAKFESDFACWFQQYVQDPTVCTNPFILSLAKGPLRSVRTFKGYRVNGFKFQTQAYGEEQLTMNSGVCVRGTQYVDSENDFYGFLTDIIELEYPALPMKTTVLFKCEWFDPAQNSGTISNKKYNMVDINNRRRYNKYEPFILAEQADQVHYLPYPSKRRDKINWWAVCRIKARSELDMPEGIIPAFQDDIEENPLIVATEDNPTYLADQTGEAEEDALFMPPEQETEDEFIASSSDEDESEEL